A stretch of the Neodiprion lecontei isolate iyNeoLeco1 chromosome 4, iyNeoLeco1.1, whole genome shotgun sequence genome encodes the following:
- the LOC107221550 gene encoding ran-binding protein 3 — protein MADCKENTDEKNCPRPPIIMKLDAPEESSENSANEEGDGQSGGPDSPNSSSTSKGPILAASKFGNSFGVSEFSNSSKPKPALLRPSQLSAVTNNPGPSTKNPLQPAKFHNPFIKVTDNIELESDSSVTKNTDKNETVNNDSRSKEDTKPKFLPLGVNTKDNENGINNTVAPSASTPSFIFGQNLKERVAVGNDTEVSDSSEEHETKDEESNENGSSEMLFSSAATVCRSTSRPGLTLSQAAQELEEASRANKRKYSQVTLLTGEEDETNVLQINCKLFAFDKGTSGWQERGRGSLRLNDRDEESRLVGRAAGTQRLVLNTKVWPGMTAERAGPKSLRLTAMDVHGDIRIFVVQAAPKEVDQLHSLLMQRLRRAQDRQPKKLATEH, from the exons ATGGCGGATTGCAAGG agAATACCGACGAGAAAAATTGTCCTCGGCCACCGATTATCATGAAGTTGGATGCCCCGGAAGAGTCGAGCGAAAACTCGGCCAATG aggAAGGAGATGGACAATCTGGAGGACCTGACTCACCAAATTCAAGTTCTACAAGCAAAG GTCCTATACTAGCTGCATCCAAGTTTGGAAACTCATTTGGAGTTAGTGAATTCTCAAATTCTAGTAAACCAAAACCAGCGTTGTTAAGGCCGTCACAGTTGAGTGCAGTGACGAATAACCCTGGGCCATCTACCAAGAATCCGTTACAGCCAGCAAAGTTCCACAACCCGTTTATAAAAGTAACGGATAATATTGAACTCGAGAGTGATAGCAGTGTTACAAAGAACacagataaaaatgaaactgtaaaCAATGACTCTAGAAGTAAAGAAGATACGAAGCCAAAGTTTTTACCCCTCGGCGTGAATACTAAAGATAATGAAAATGGTATAAATAACACTGTCGCTCCGAGTGCCTCGACACCAAGTTTTATTTTCGGACAAAATTTGAAGGAACGAGTTGCCGTTGGAAATGACACTGAAGTTTCTGACAGCTCTGAAGAGCATGAAACTAAAGACGAAGAGAGCAATGAAAATGGATCCTCGGAAATGTTGTTTTCTAGCGCAGCTACAGTCTGCAGAAGTACTAGCCGGCCTGGTTTAACACTTTCTCAAGCTGCGCAAGAACTCGAAGAGGCCAGCAGAGCTAACAAACGTAAATACAGCCAGGTAACACTTCTTACTGGCGAAGAGGATGAAACTAATGTATTACAAATCAACTGCAAGCTATTTGCTTTTGACAAG GGCACCAGTGGGTGGCAGGAAAGAGGGCGAGGAAGTCTGCGATTGAACGACAGGGACGAAGAGTCAAGACTAGTAGGGAGAGCAGCCGGGACTCAGAGGCTGGTCCTAAATACAAAAGTTTGGCCCGGAATGACTGCAGAAAGAGCTGGACCCAAATCTTTGAGGCTTACAGCGATGGATGTGCATGGGGACATCAGAATCTTTGTCGTTCAGGCAGCCCCCAAAGAAGTTGATCAGCTCCATAGTCTTTTAATGCAGCGATTACGTCGAGCTCAGGATCGTCAGCCCAAGAAGTTAGCAACTGAACACTGA